A window of the Tiliqua scincoides isolate rTilSci1 chromosome 5, rTilSci1.hap2, whole genome shotgun sequence genome harbors these coding sequences:
- the POMK gene encoding protein O-mannose kinase isoform X1 has product MEKKFHDMKTDLVQKLIPPILFLLLAVLLVNMLLYQYLNNVYVSYGQADSEHNLCPHGYFRLGTLKNCSPWLSCKAMKREVRKLKHVGEGAVKRVFLSEWKENKVAFSQLTVQELRVDFLHGLQMLKSLQSKHVVKLLGYCEEDFVILTEYHPFGSLKNLNEILNLPKYKNYNTWQHRFMLAIDYVSIIHYLHNSPLGTFVMCDSNDLDKVLSQYLLTSDFHVIVNDLDALPLVNKSAGELIKCGHRELQGEFVAPEQLWPYGKEMPFEDSLMPPYDEMTDIWKIPDISNFLLGDVDGSDLVRFHLFNIHLACKKSPAERPSSQMILDTYKKVLASLVREMVIPRTKDML; this is encoded by the exons ATGGAGAAAAAATTCCATGATATGAAAACTGATCTTGTGCAAAAGCTGATCCCTCCTATCTTGTTTCTGCTTCTGGCTGTGCTGCTTGTGAACATGCTTCTCTATCAATACCTGAACAATGTCTATGTTTCCTATGGACAGGCTGATTCAGAACACAACCTCTGTCCACATGGTTACTTCAGATTAGGAACCCTGAAGAACTGTTCTCCGTGGCTGTCTTGCAAGGCAATGAAAAGAGAAGTCCGCAAACTGAAACATGTTGGTGAAGGGGCTGTGAAAAGG GTCTTCCTTTCTGAGTGGAAGGAAAACAAAGTTGCTTTTTCCCAGCTAACAGTGCAGGAGCTACGAGTGGATTTTCTTCATGGGCTGCAGATGCTGAAATCTCTTCAAAGCAAGCATGTGGTCAAACTTCTTGGCTATTGTGAGGAGGATTTTGTAATTCTTACCGAGTACCACCCATTTGGGTCCCTGAAGAACCTGAATGAGATATTGAACCTTCCAAAGTACAAGAATTATAATACATGGCAGCACAGGTTCATGCTGGCCATAGACTATGTGAGCATCATCCATTATCTGCATAATAGTCCCTTGGGCACTTTTGTGATGTGTGACTCCAATGATTTGGATAAGGTGCTTTCGCAGTATTTACTCACCAGTGACTTCCATGTTATTGTGAATGACTTGGATGCCTTGCCTCTTGTGAACAAAAGTGCTGGGGAACTGATCAAGTGTGGCCATCGAGAGCTGCAGGGTGAGTTTGTTGCTCCTGAGCAGCTCTGGCCTTATGGAAAGGAAATGCCCTTTGAAGACAGCCTCATGCCTCCATATGATGAAATGACAGACATATGGAAAATTCCAGACATTTCCAACTTCCTCTTGGGAGATGTTGATGGGAGTGATCTTGTCAGATTTCACCTGTTTAACATCCATCTGGCATgcaagaaaagcccagctgaacGACCTTCTTCTCAGATGATTTTGGACACATACAAGAAAGTATTAGCATCACTTGTTAGAGAAATGGTCATACCAAGGACAAAGGacatgttataa
- the POMK gene encoding protein O-mannose kinase isoform X2, with the protein MEKKFHDMKTDLVQKLIPPILFLLLAVLLVNMLLYQYLNNVYVSYGQADSEHNLCPHGYFRLGTLKNCSPWLSCKAMKREVRKLKHVFLSEWKENKVAFSQLTVQELRVDFLHGLQMLKSLQSKHVVKLLGYCEEDFVILTEYHPFGSLKNLNEILNLPKYKNYNTWQHRFMLAIDYVSIIHYLHNSPLGTFVMCDSNDLDKVLSQYLLTSDFHVIVNDLDALPLVNKSAGELIKCGHRELQGEFVAPEQLWPYGKEMPFEDSLMPPYDEMTDIWKIPDISNFLLGDVDGSDLVRFHLFNIHLACKKSPAERPSSQMILDTYKKVLASLVREMVIPRTKDML; encoded by the exons ATGGAGAAAAAATTCCATGATATGAAAACTGATCTTGTGCAAAAGCTGATCCCTCCTATCTTGTTTCTGCTTCTGGCTGTGCTGCTTGTGAACATGCTTCTCTATCAATACCTGAACAATGTCTATGTTTCCTATGGACAGGCTGATTCAGAACACAACCTCTGTCCACATGGTTACTTCAGATTAGGAACCCTGAAGAACTGTTCTCCGTGGCTGTCTTGCAAGGCAATGAAAAGAGAAGTCCGCAAACTGAAACAT GTCTTCCTTTCTGAGTGGAAGGAAAACAAAGTTGCTTTTTCCCAGCTAACAGTGCAGGAGCTACGAGTGGATTTTCTTCATGGGCTGCAGATGCTGAAATCTCTTCAAAGCAAGCATGTGGTCAAACTTCTTGGCTATTGTGAGGAGGATTTTGTAATTCTTACCGAGTACCACCCATTTGGGTCCCTGAAGAACCTGAATGAGATATTGAACCTTCCAAAGTACAAGAATTATAATACATGGCAGCACAGGTTCATGCTGGCCATAGACTATGTGAGCATCATCCATTATCTGCATAATAGTCCCTTGGGCACTTTTGTGATGTGTGACTCCAATGATTTGGATAAGGTGCTTTCGCAGTATTTACTCACCAGTGACTTCCATGTTATTGTGAATGACTTGGATGCCTTGCCTCTTGTGAACAAAAGTGCTGGGGAACTGATCAAGTGTGGCCATCGAGAGCTGCAGGGTGAGTTTGTTGCTCCTGAGCAGCTCTGGCCTTATGGAAAGGAAATGCCCTTTGAAGACAGCCTCATGCCTCCATATGATGAAATGACAGACATATGGAAAATTCCAGACATTTCCAACTTCCTCTTGGGAGATGTTGATGGGAGTGATCTTGTCAGATTTCACCTGTTTAACATCCATCTGGCATgcaagaaaagcccagctgaacGACCTTCTTCTCAGATGATTTTGGACACATACAAGAAAGTATTAGCATCACTTGTTAGAGAAATGGTCATACCAAGGACAAAGGacatgttataa